One Brassica napus cultivar Da-Ae chromosome A5, Da-Ae, whole genome shotgun sequence DNA window includes the following coding sequences:
- the LOC111198502 gene encoding uncharacterized protein LOC111198502, producing the protein MSSKTPRDVLEGLVKDTSLKWLLGKQTSLDDEIEEIENSPSAGSNWIPELSPVANVVIRRCSKILGVSVNELQDSFKEEASGSVKQPSMFPRNFLEYCCFRALALSVGVTGHLSDKTFRRLTFDMMVAWEVPSAASQSLLSVDGDPTVGLEAFSRIAPAVPVIADVIICENLFGVLASSSNGLRLHFSVYDKYLYGLERAIKKMKSQSESSLLSYVRSKGEKILEIDGTVTTQPVLEHIGMSTWPGRLILTDHALYFEAIKVVSFDAPKSYSLSEDLKQVIKPELTGPWGTRLFDKAVSYKSISLPEPVVMEFPELKGHTRRDYWLAIIREVLYVHRYMNKFKIVTGVAKDEAISKAVLGILRVQAIQELGLTTPVRYENLLPFNLCDQLPGGDHILQTLAEMSSSRVLDRTNKAKEGTLYSISASDMVSQLGLMFGTSPRSSSLVVGEVVVGDVNPLEKAVKQSRKNYEKVVLAQETVNGVKVDGIDTNLAVMKELLLPVMEMGNWLLSLAYWDDPLKSFVFCLFSTFIIYRGWVGYAFAFASLFIAGFILLTRCFSKREKVMIELKVMAPPPMNTMEQLLAVQNAISQLEQLVQDANIVLLKLRALLLSLFPQASEKFAVAIVVATTMMVLLSWNSLIMVVFLELFTRYSPPRRESTERLMRRLREWWFSIPAAPVILEQQNKDDNKKTK; encoded by the exons ATGTCGAGCAAAACACCACGGGATGTCCTAGAAGGTCTGGTTAAAGATACTTCGCTCAAATGGTTGCTTGGGAAGCAAACTTCTCTGGATGATGAAATCGAGGAGATTGAGAATTCTCCTTCCGCTGGATCGAACTGGATACCTGAGCTTTCTCCAGTAGCAAACGTGGTTATCCGCAGGTGTTCAAA AATACTTGGCGTCTCTGTAAACGAGTTGCAAGATAGTTTCAAAGAAGAGGCGTCTGGATCTGTGAAGCAGCCTTCAATGTTTCCGCGGAACTTTCTAGAGTACTGCTGTTTCAGGGCACTTGCTCTCTCTGTGGGAGTGACAGGTCATCTAAGTGATAAGACGTTTCGGCGTTTAACTTTCGACATGATGGTTGCTTGGGAGGTCCCTTCCGCTGCTAGCCAGTCATTACTCAGT GTTGATGGGGATCCAACCGTCGGATTAGAAGCCTTTTCCCGGATTGCTCCAGCTGTTCCGGTAATAGCTGATGTCATCATATGCGAAAACTTGTTTGGGGTGCTGGCTTCTTCATCAAATGGTCTTCGGCTTCATTTCTCTGTTTATGACAAGTACTTGTACGGACTTGAAAG AGcaataaagaagatgaagagccAGTCCGAGTCATCTCTTCTTTCTTATGTTCGATCAAAAGGAGAAAAGATTCTTGAGATCGATGGGACAGTTACTACACAGCCAGTTCTTGAACATATTGGAATGTCTACATGGCCAG GTCGCTTGATTCTGACTGACCATGCTCTCTATTTTGAGGCTATAAAAGTTGTCTCTTTCGACGCACCAAAGAGTTATAGCTTATCTGAAGATCTGAAACAAGTTATTAAACCCGAATTAACCGGTCCTTGGGGGACTCGGCTTTTCGACAAGGCAGTCTCTTACAAATCTATTTCCCT ACCAGAACCAGTAGTGATGGAGTTCCCGGAGCTCAAGGGCCACACACGAAGAGATTACTGGCTCGCCATAATCAGAGAGGTGTTGTATGTTCACCGGTACATGAACAAGTTCAAGATCGTCACCGGTGTGGCAAAAGATGAAGCCATCTCTAAAGCAGTGCTTGGCATTTTGCGCGTGCAAGCCATTCAAGAACTCGGTTTAACAACCCCAGTGCGTTACGAGAACCTGCTCCCCTTCAATCTCTGTGATCAGCTTCCTGGTGGAGATCATATTCTTCAGACGCTTGCAGAGATGTCGAGCTCCAGAGTGCTTGACCGGACAAACAAGGCCAAAGAAG ggACACTGTACTCTATCTCGGCCTCGGATATGGTTTCGCAATTGGGTTTAATGTTTGGAACAAGCCCAAGGAGTAGTAGTCTTGTGGTAGGCGAAGTTGTGGTTGGAGATGTGAATCCATTGGAGAAAGCAGTTAAGCAATCAAGAAAGAACTATGAGAAAGTAGTTTTAGCGCAAGAGACGGTTAATGGAGTTAAAGTTGATGGAATCGACACCAATTTAGCTGTGATGAAG GAGTTGCTACTTCCAGTAATGGAAATGGGGAACTGGCTTTTGTCGTTAGCGTATTGGGACGATCCATTGAAGTCTTTTGTCTTCTGTCTCTTCTCAACGTTCATAATATATAG GGGATGGGTTGGCTATGCTTTTGCGTTTGCGTCTCTCTTCATAGCGGGTTTCATACTTCTCACAAGATGTTTCAGCAAAAGAGAGAAAGTAATGATCGAGCTGAAAGTTATGGCGCCTCCTCCTATGAACACCATGGAACAGCTTTTAGCAGTTCAAAACGCTATTTCCCAGCTAGAACAGTTAGTCCAGGATGCAAACATTGTTCTCCTCAAGCTCCGAGCTTTACTACTCTCTCTTTTCCCCCAGGCAAGTGAGAAGTTTGCGGTTGCTATAGTGGTCGCTACGACTATGATGGTACTGTTGTCTTGGAACAGCTTAATCATGGTGGTGTTTCTTGAGCTGTTCACAAGATATTCACCTCCGCGGAGAGAAAGCACAGAGAGACTGATGCGGCGGCTTAGAGAGTGGTGGTTCAGCATTCCTGCCGCTCCTGTGATTCTCGAACAACAGAACAAAGATGATAACAAGAAAACCAAGTAG